The segment GAGCGTCACGTACATGATGTTCTTCAGCATGGCCCGTCCTTCTCGTGCTTCTCGCCTGTTTCGTTCTTCGGTCCGACGCCGGGTGTCCGGCGTGCTGCTCCACTGACGGACCCCGCCGGGAGAATGTGACCGGAGGGCTCCGCTACCTTCGGGCCATGTCGATCACCGCACAACTGCGCGACTCGGTGAAGCTGCCGGGCGGACGCGCGCTGGTCAACGGCTTCGCCTTCGAGAGCCGTGGGGCGACGCAGTGCCGCGCTCTCCTCCGCAACGGCCACGAGCTGGAGGTCCACGACCTGCACCAGGTCTTCGCCGGGGAACGCGCGCCGATGGCCGTCTTCCCCTGTCCCTGGCCCGGTTGGGAGCGCGGAGTCCACTCGGTCGGCCCCGACGGCTCGTTCGCGGTGTTCTCGGGCCAGCGGGCGGTGAGGGCCGTGGGGTCCGGCGGACAGACCTTGTGGGAGTACCGGCACGGCTGCTGGGGTCCCGAGATCGGTCACCCGCACACGGGGGACGAGCAGGAGGTGTGCCGCGGCCTCGAACACGGCTCCTGCCGGATCTCCGACGACGGCCGGCTGGTCTGGGCGCACGTCGTCGGCGCGGACGCGGAGGACGGGGCGGAGCGCTGGGTCGTCCTCGACGCCCGCGACGGGCGGGAGCTGGCCGGTCTGCCGCTCGACGGCGCCGCCGCCGGTTCGCACCACCTCTCCCACCCCGACGGGGTCCACATGGGCCTGTGCGTCGGCATGGGCCAGGACGGCATCCTGCTGCACTGGGCCCGCCTGGACGGCGAGCGGCTGACCGGCTGGGACCTGAACGTGACCATGGACCGCATCCTCACGGACGTCCACGCGGGGCATCCGGGGTTCCTCACCGTCGAGCACTACGGGGCGGACCTGCAACTGCACGCCCTGGACGGCACCGTGCTCGCGGAGCGGGAGCCCGGCCCGGCCGGCGACGAGGACCTGTCCTGGGACTACGGCGGCGGCTTCGTCGACGCCGACACCGTCATCGCCGGCACGGTCGGGGACGACGAGGACCCGGAACAGGCCGTCCACTGGCTGCTCGACGCCCGCACCCTGGAGACGCGCGAGGCGGTCGCGTATCCGTCGGGCCCCGTCACGGGCGGGGTGCGCCCGCTGGGCGACGGGACCTGGCTCACCTACGACGAGGAGAGCGGGACGCTCGACCGCTGGGGCGTGGCCGGGAGCCGGACGCCGTCACCGGCCGGCTGAGCCGCGGCTGCCGGCGCGCCGGGCCCGCCGCGCGACGGGCCCCCACGACACCCCGGCCGCCGGTCTGCCTGCCCGACGGCTACCCGGCGTCGTCGGGGCCGGGGTGCGAGGCCCGGTGATGTTCCGTCAGAAGGGTGAGCAGGGAGACCAGTTCGCGCTGCTGCTCCGGGGCGAGGGGGGGCCAGCAGTTCGCGCTGGGCGTCCGCGACGAGCGTGTCGAGACGCTCCAGGCGCCGGCGGCCGGCGGGGGTCAGGCTGACGACGTTGCGGCGGCGGTCGCCGGGATCCGGTTCGCGGCGCACGCACGCGCCGGCGGCGCATCCGGCACTGGTCGGAGTTCGAGCGCGGCGGCCACTTCGCCGCGACGGAGGTACCGGAACTGCTCGCCGAGGACGTCCGGGAGTTCTTCCTCGCCCGTGTCGGACAGGACTGAGGGCGGCGCGCGCGAAGGCCGGGCACACTGGCCGTCATGCCCGTCTCGCTGCACCACCTCGTCATCGATGCCCACGATCTGCCCGCGCTCGCCCGGTTCTGGGCCGAGGTACTGCACTGGCGCGTCCTGTCCGAACGGGAGCGCGAGATCGTCATCGGGCCCGAGGAGACGGCGCCGGTGGGCATCTGCTTCATGCCGGTGACGGAGCCGAAGGCCGTCAAGAACCGACTGCATCTCGACCTGACGTGCGGCGCCGAGGACCGGGAGGCGGAGATCGAGCGCATCCTCGCGCTCGGCGCCCGCCGGGCGGACGTCGGCCAGAGCGGCGCCGAGTCCTGGACGGTGCTGGCCGACCCCGAGGGCAACGAGTTCTGCGTGGTCCGCCCGAAGCGGACTCTGATCGGCTAGCACCGGACTACTTGCCCTTGCCCGGCCCCGACCTTGCGCGGGGTGTGTCCCGCGTCCCGTCGGGGGCGGGTGGAGACGGCGGTGTGTGAGGCTCCCCCGAGTCTCCCTCACACACCGCCCGTATGGGTGTCAGCTGCACGTGCGGTAGTTGTAGCCCGCGATGCGCCCGCTGCCGTCGCCGTCGGTGAAGTGGTAGTAGCCGTCGCTGTCGCGCGAGACGCTGATCACGTGGCTGGTGCCGATGTAGTACGCCACGGTGTTGCCGCTCGTGCCGTAGTCGGAGTTGCGCAGCCAGTTGCCGGCCGCGGTCCAGGTGTTCTGACCGGCCGAACCGTCGCTGCCCACCTGGAACTTGGTCTGCCATCTCGCGGTCGCCGCCGCGGTGTTGCTCCCGAAGTCGCCGTCGATGCCGGAGGCGGCGAGTTCGCCGTCGGCCCACAGGATCTTCTGCCACAGGCAGGTCGCGTTGGACTGCTTGTTGTGCCCGGTGTCCACGATGCCTTCGTTGTCCCAGTCGTCGGCGAACACCCCGCCGCCGTAGACGTAGTCCAGGCCGCTGTAGGTCCCGCTCGCGGATGCCGGGGTGGCGCTCAGCGCGAGGACGCCGGCGGTCAGGGCGCCGATGGTGCAGGCGGCGAACCGGGCTCTCTTCGAGGTCACGGAAATCCCTCCTGGTTCGGGCGACGGCGGACCGTCTGATTCAGGCCACGGGAACTACTTGGCCTGGCGGAACCTTTGCAGGGTCCCGTCAGGGGCGACACACTCTTGCGGCTGAGCGCAAACAGGGAGATCCCCGGGGGGAGCCGCGTGCTCCGTATTCACTTCACCGACGCCGATCTGGCCCGTGTGCGGGTCGCCACGGAGCCGGACCCCCTGTGGGAAGTGCTCGCGACGCTGCACCGTCTCCAGTCGCGCTTCGGCCGCCGGCGGTTCGCCGCCTGGCACCGCACGGTCCGTGCCGAGCTGGGGGCGGCCGGACTGGCGCGCCCCGTGCGGGAGGTCCTGTTCGCCCTGTACCCCCTCGGGCCGTACCTGCCCGACTTCCTGACCCCGCCGGAGTCCGAGGGCGGCCTCGACGCGGGCCTCGACGGCATCCTGGGCAAGCCCCGGCGGGAGATTCTCGACGAGGTCGCGCTCCTCGACCGCGTGCGCGGTGTGCCCTCCTGGGCCCCTCGGCTGGGACAAGCGGCCGAGCGCAGGGAACTCACCGACCTGATCCGCCGGTTCCACGCCGTGGCGGTCGCGCCCTTCGCGGAGCACATGGACGGCGGGCTCATCGCCAACCGGAGCCTGCTCGGCCGGGCCCTGCTGACCGACGGGATCGACGGGCTGCTGTCAGGCCTCGGGCCCCGGATGCGCTGGCGCAGACCCGTCCTCGAAGTGGACTACCGCAACGACCGCGACCTGTACCTGCGCGGACGCGGGCTCCGGATCGTACCGACGTACTTCTCCTGCGGGACACCCGTCGCGCTGGCCAACGCCGACCTGCCGCCCGTGATGTCGTACCCGCTGAACCACCCGACGGCGCCGCAGGCCCCGCCCGGGGTCGGCGAGGCGCCCCTGGGAGCCCTGCTCGGCGCCACACGGGCCCGTGTCCTGCGATGCGTGGCCGACGGCCTCACCACGGGGGAGCTCGCCCGCGCCGCAGGCGTCTCGCTCTCCGCCGCCAGCCGGCACGCCTCGGTGCTCAGGGACGCCGGGCTGACGACCAGCAGTCAGGTCGGCCCGGCGGTGCTCCACACCCTCACCCCGCTGGGCGCGGCCCTGCTGCGCCGGACGCAGGACCTCCCGACGCCGGACCGCACCCGGCCGTAGCCGGAACACCGCCGCCCCGTGCCCGCGGCGACCGGCGGGAGGGCGTGTCCACGGTCACTGCGTGAGGCGTGCGAAAACGGGCAGCAGGCTCTGTACGCATCGAAAGCACCTCGTGCCTCTTCTTCACGCACAGGTCGTCCCACGCAAGACAGGTAAGGAACCGCAGTGGCTGACGCATCGACCGACGGGCAGCCGGGACCGGCCGGGTCCGGGAAGAGCGAGATCGCCGGACTGCCCGCGCAGGTCCGCCAGGACCTGACGCGCAGGCTCAAACGGAACAAGCGTCCCTTCCGTGACGACGACGTCCAGGTCGTCGAGCGACCGCTGCTGCGGCGCGCGGTCGGCGCCTCGGCGCTCGGCAACTGCATGGAATGGTTCGACTTCGGTGTCTACAGCTACCTCGCCGCGACACTCGGGAAGGTCTTCTTCCCCGGGGCGTCTCCCGCGGCGCAGGTGATCTCGTCCTTCGCCACCTTCGCGGCGGCGTTCGTGGTGCGCCCGCTCGGCGGTCTCGTCTTCGGTCCGCTCGGGGACCGCCTCGGACGGCAGAAGGTGCTCGCCACCACCATGATCATGATGGCGGCCGGCACGTTCGCCATCGGCCTGATCCCCAGCTACGCCACGATCGGCATCGCCGCGCCGGTCCTGCTGCTGCTCGCCCGGATGGTGCAGGGCTTCTCCACGGGCGGTGAGTACGGCGGCGCCACGACGTTCGTCGCCGAGTACTCGCCCGACCGCCGCCGCGGCTTCCTCTCCAGCTGGCTCGACTTCGGCACCTTCGTCGGGTACGCGCTGGGATCCGCCCTGGTCACCGCGTTGAACCTGGCCCTCAGCGATGCGCAGATGCTCTCCTGGGGCTGGCGCGTCCCGTTCCTGATCGCGGGTCCGCTCGG is part of the Streptomyces asoensis genome and harbors:
- a CDS encoding peptidoglycan-binding domain-containing protein — its product is MTSKRARFAACTIGALTAGVLALSATPASASGTYSGLDYVYGGGVFADDWDNEGIVDTGHNKQSNATCLWQKILWADGELAASGIDGDFGSNTAAATARWQTKFQVGSDGSAGQNTWTAAGNWLRNSDYGTSGNTVAYYIGTSHVISVSRDSDGYYHFTDGDGSGRIAGYNYRTCS
- a CDS encoding VOC family protein — encoded protein: MPVSLHHLVIDAHDLPALARFWAEVLHWRVLSEREREIVIGPEETAPVGICFMPVTEPKAVKNRLHLDLTCGAEDREAEIERILALGARRADVGQSGAESWTVLADPEGNEFCVVRPKRTLIG
- a CDS encoding ArsR/SmtB family transcription factor — translated: MLRIHFTDADLARVRVATEPDPLWEVLATLHRLQSRFGRRRFAAWHRTVRAELGAAGLARPVREVLFALYPLGPYLPDFLTPPESEGGLDAGLDGILGKPRREILDEVALLDRVRGVPSWAPRLGQAAERRELTDLIRRFHAVAVAPFAEHMDGGLIANRSLLGRALLTDGIDGLLSGLGPRMRWRRPVLEVDYRNDRDLYLRGRGLRIVPTYFSCGTPVALANADLPPVMSYPLNHPTAPQAPPGVGEAPLGALLGATRARVLRCVADGLTTGELARAAGVSLSAASRHASVLRDAGLTTSSQVGPAVLHTLTPLGAALLRRTQDLPTPDRTRP